Proteins encoded by one window of Nocardioides euryhalodurans:
- a CDS encoding DUF6049 family protein has protein sequence MPRPPSLLPALVAAAAVLAVVPAAPAAAAPIDPEDPLLVTIEELTPGELPERGPVTMRGTVTNVSDERWRAINVHAFIDDVPLTTTDELAAAAEVPTDVEVGDRITTVGTFDSIGSLDPGETTSYSIRLRRDQIPVDQPGAYWFGAHALGNTTAFRDGVADGRARTFLPLVEQSARPVRTALVVPMRRAVRHARDGSITGTRSWVDALSTGGSLETLADLGAAAGSRPLTWLVDPAVPQAVQRLVAGNPPRSLADTVEDDSAPEPSEEPSESPSGSGSTASEDEEAAADDPAAVQGTAWLERMDEVLVGDRILTLAYGDPDVSAATDHGQDLLTAARERSGEEVAAFDLPAEPVVAPPEGLLSPDALARVPSGTVTLLGDDSLPEERTGNVFDVDGRVVHVADSDVSLGGPGPEDPLTAVALRQRLLAEAAVRTLSGGRPTLVAVLPRAWSPADPRQFFTGLDVDWVDLTDLTSLTGARELAPDALAYPPEERERELPAANFLAAEALLEGGATLANVLTQNDVVDRQVSDEALASLSYFNRDVAERVRTQTMRSQEWVERRLSAVRVRAPLGVTLSSATGGFVTTVTNRLDHPVTVSLKAITDAALSVEVPQTIDLAPRGRQTVQLDASADRPGVHYVRLVVTDDTGTPLGSSATLPVRSTQVSEVIWVILGIGVGLLFLAIAVRLVQRIRSERA, from the coding sequence GTGCCCCGACCGCCGTCCCTGCTGCCTGCCCTCGTGGCCGCAGCAGCGGTGCTGGCGGTGGTGCCGGCAGCCCCGGCGGCAGCGGCTCCGATCGACCCCGAGGACCCGCTCCTGGTGACGATCGAGGAGCTCACACCGGGGGAGCTCCCCGAGCGTGGACCGGTCACCATGCGCGGCACGGTCACCAACGTCAGCGACGAGCGGTGGCGGGCCATCAACGTGCACGCCTTCATCGACGACGTACCGCTGACCACCACCGACGAGCTGGCCGCCGCGGCCGAGGTCCCGACCGACGTCGAGGTGGGTGACCGGATCACGACCGTCGGCACCTTCGACAGCATCGGGTCGCTCGACCCGGGTGAGACCACGTCGTACTCCATCCGGCTGCGGCGCGACCAGATCCCGGTCGACCAGCCGGGCGCCTACTGGTTCGGTGCCCACGCACTGGGCAACACCACCGCCTTCCGGGACGGCGTGGCCGACGGACGGGCCCGCACCTTCCTCCCCCTCGTGGAGCAGTCCGCGCGGCCCGTGCGGACCGCCCTGGTCGTCCCGATGCGCCGCGCCGTCCGGCACGCCCGCGACGGATCCATCACCGGGACCCGCAGCTGGGTGGACGCCCTCTCCACCGGCGGCTCGCTCGAGACGCTGGCCGACCTCGGCGCAGCCGCCGGGTCGCGCCCCCTCACCTGGCTGGTGGACCCGGCGGTGCCCCAGGCGGTGCAGCGACTGGTCGCCGGCAACCCTCCGCGCAGCCTCGCCGACACCGTCGAGGACGATTCCGCCCCCGAGCCGAGCGAGGAGCCCAGCGAGTCCCCCAGCGGGTCGGGGTCGACGGCCTCCGAGGACGAGGAGGCCGCGGCCGACGACCCGGCCGCGGTGCAGGGGACCGCCTGGCTGGAGCGCATGGACGAGGTGCTGGTCGGCGACCGGATCCTCACGCTGGCCTACGGAGACCCCGACGTCTCCGCCGCCACCGACCACGGCCAGGACCTCCTCACCGCCGCCCGGGAGCGCTCCGGTGAGGAGGTCGCCGCCTTCGACCTACCTGCGGAGCCGGTGGTGGCGCCGCCGGAGGGTCTCCTCTCGCCCGACGCCCTCGCCCGCGTGCCGTCCGGCACGGTCACCCTGCTCGGCGACGACAGCCTCCCGGAGGAGCGCACCGGCAACGTCTTCGACGTCGACGGGCGGGTGGTCCACGTCGCCGACTCGGACGTGTCGCTCGGTGGACCGGGCCCCGAGGACCCGCTCACCGCCGTGGCCCTGCGGCAGCGGCTGCTCGCGGAGGCCGCCGTACGCACGCTGTCCGGCGGGCGGCCCACGCTGGTCGCGGTGCTCCCCCGCGCGTGGTCCCCCGCCGACCCGCGCCAGTTCTTCACGGGCCTGGACGTCGACTGGGTCGACCTGACCGACCTCACCTCCCTCACCGGCGCCAGGGAGCTCGCCCCCGATGCGCTCGCCTATCCCCCGGAGGAGCGGGAGCGCGAGCTGCCGGCGGCCAACTTCCTCGCCGCCGAGGCCCTGCTGGAGGGTGGCGCCACCCTGGCCAACGTGCTCACGCAGAACGACGTGGTCGACCGGCAGGTGTCCGACGAGGCACTGGCCTCGCTCTCCTACTTCAACCGCGACGTGGCCGAGCGGGTGCGGACCCAGACCATGCGCTCGCAGGAGTGGGTGGAGCGCCGGCTGTCCGCAGTGCGGGTCCGTGCCCCGCTGGGGGTCACGCTGTCCAGCGCGACCGGCGGCTTCGTCACCACCGTCACCAACCGGCTCGACCACCCGGTGACGGTGTCCCTCAAGGCGATCACCGACGCCGCGCTGTCGGTCGAGGTGCCCCAGACCATCGACCTGGCCCCCCGGGGACGCCAGACGGTCCAGCTCGACGCGAGCGCCGACCGGCCGGGCGTCCACTACGTACGCCTCGTCGTCACCGACGACACGGGGACGCCGCTGGGGTCCTCGGCCACGCTCCCGGTGCGCTCCACCCAGGTCAGCGAGGTGATCTGGGTGATCCTCGGGATCGGCGTGGGCCTGCTGTTCCTGGCGATCGCCGTCCGCCTGGTGCAGCGGATCCGGAGCGAGCGCGCGTGA
- a CDS encoding CCA tRNA nucleotidyltransferase: MRAELDRLAPLLEPLGERFAAAGHALHLVGGPVRDAMLGRQGVDIDLTTSARPEETERLVTGWADAVWDVGRAFGTIGARKGPWQVEITTYRSEEYDPTSRKPDVAFGDDLAGDLGRRDFTVNAMAVNVADRSFEDPYGGVVDLAHGLLRTPGRPEDSFSDDPLRMMRAARFSATLGFAVAPEVVAAMTAMADRISIISAERVRDELVKLVCAPHPRRGLALLVETGLAGHVLPELPALALERDEHHRHKDVYEHTLTVLEQAIDLEHRLPGTPDFVVRFAALMHDVGKPRTRRFVDDGTVTFHHHDVVGAKMTRKRMQALRFSSAEVDAVATLVELHLRFHGYGGGEWTDSAVRRYVRDAGDQLERLHILTRADCTTRNRRKAERLRRSYDDLEARIERLSEEEELASLRPDLSGFQIMELLGIGPGREVGEAYRFLLELRMDEGPLGEDEAGRRLQEWWASRTP, translated from the coding sequence ATGCGGGCCGAGCTGGACCGGCTCGCCCCGCTCCTCGAGCCGTTGGGCGAGCGGTTCGCGGCTGCCGGCCACGCCCTCCACCTCGTGGGGGGCCCGGTGCGCGACGCGATGCTCGGTCGGCAGGGCGTCGACATCGACCTGACGACCTCGGCCCGGCCGGAGGAGACCGAGCGGCTGGTCACCGGCTGGGCCGACGCCGTCTGGGACGTGGGCCGGGCCTTCGGCACCATCGGTGCCCGCAAGGGCCCGTGGCAGGTCGAGATCACGACGTACCGCTCCGAGGAGTACGACCCCACGTCCCGCAAGCCCGACGTCGCCTTCGGTGACGACCTCGCCGGCGACCTCGGTCGTCGCGACTTCACCGTCAACGCGATGGCCGTGAACGTGGCCGACCGCTCGTTCGAGGACCCCTACGGCGGCGTGGTGGACCTCGCCCACGGACTGCTCCGGACCCCGGGCCGGCCGGAGGACAGCTTCTCCGACGACCCGCTGCGGATGATGCGCGCGGCCCGGTTCTCCGCCACGCTCGGCTTCGCCGTGGCCCCGGAGGTGGTCGCGGCGATGACCGCGATGGCCGACCGGATCTCGATCATCTCGGCCGAGCGGGTCCGCGACGAGCTGGTCAAGCTGGTGTGCGCGCCCCACCCCCGCCGCGGGCTGGCGCTCCTGGTGGAGACCGGGCTGGCCGGCCACGTGCTGCCCGAGCTGCCCGCGCTGGCGCTCGAGCGCGACGAGCACCACCGGCACAAGGACGTCTACGAGCACACGCTGACCGTCCTCGAGCAGGCGATCGACCTCGAGCACCGGCTGCCCGGGACGCCTGACTTCGTCGTCCGCTTCGCGGCGCTGATGCACGACGTCGGCAAGCCGCGGACCCGACGGTTCGTCGACGACGGCACGGTCACCTTCCACCACCACGACGTGGTGGGCGCCAAGATGACGCGCAAGCGGATGCAGGCGCTGCGCTTCTCCAGCGCGGAGGTGGACGCGGTCGCGACGCTGGTCGAGCTGCACCTGCGGTTCCACGGCTACGGCGGCGGTGAGTGGACCGACTCCGCCGTGCGCCGCTACGTCCGGGACGCCGGGGACCAGCTGGAGCGGCTGCACATCCTGACCCGCGCCGACTGCACCACCCGCAACCGCCGCAAGGCCGAGCGGCTGCGGCGCAGCTACGACGACCTGGAGGCGCGGATCGAGCGGCTCTCCGAGGAGGAGGAGCTCGCCTCCCTCCGGCCCGACCTCAGCGGCTTCCAGATCATGGAGCTGCTGGGCATCGGCCCGGGTCGCGAGGTGGGCGAGGCCTACCGGTTCCTGCTGGAGCTGCGGATGGACGAGGGACCGCTGGGGGAGGACGAGGCCGGCCGCCGGTTGCAGGAGTGGTGGGCCTCCCGCACCCCCTGA
- the murJ gene encoding murein biosynthesis integral membrane protein MurJ translates to MSDSKILSSTAVMAAGTVVSRLSGFVRSALLIAALGAGLHAELFNVANTVPNMLYILLAGGIFNAVLVPQLVRTMKNDPDGGEAYTNRVVTLAATFLGLVTIVLVVAAPWVMQLFLSPEFDTPELAAHVDSINAFARWCLPQVFFYGMFVLAGQILNARGLFGPMMWAPIANNLIAIAMLATYLLTFGPAGPEEQGGPFTPGQEAMLGLGSTLGIVVQLLVLLPYLRRVGYRFRPRFDLRDSGLGHTLRLSVWTLLFVIVNQIAYAVVVKLATGGPASTLGEAPGATGYTVYSYAFLIVMVPHSVITVSLATAILPRLSEQAAADDQAGLSRTLVMALRTALAVIVPFALLLPLVARDAAHVIWGYGAGRDSYQNFAPTLALFGIGLVFFTVHYLMLRGFYALERTRTVFLIQCVIAATNIAVAVLLVRESTAAQTSPALVLAYGSSYLVGAIVSSVVLVRRLRADAGPGTRVPGSAASLLGFVGRLLLAALVSTAAAYVVHLLLGVLGPDPHLVVALLRALAVTTVDVVVFVLLARLLRLEEVTGVLDTVLRRLPSRRQA, encoded by the coding sequence GTGAGCGACTCCAAGATCCTCTCCTCCACGGCGGTGATGGCGGCCGGCACGGTCGTCTCGCGGCTGAGCGGCTTCGTCCGCTCCGCCCTGCTGATCGCGGCGCTGGGCGCGGGGCTCCACGCGGAGCTCTTCAACGTGGCCAACACCGTGCCCAACATGCTCTACATCCTGCTGGCCGGCGGCATCTTCAACGCGGTGCTGGTCCCGCAGCTGGTCCGGACCATGAAGAACGACCCGGACGGCGGCGAGGCCTACACCAACCGCGTCGTCACGCTCGCCGCCACGTTCCTGGGCCTGGTGACGATCGTGCTGGTCGTCGCGGCGCCGTGGGTGATGCAGCTGTTCCTGAGCCCGGAGTTCGACACGCCGGAGCTGGCCGCCCACGTCGACTCCATCAACGCCTTCGCCCGCTGGTGCCTGCCCCAGGTCTTCTTCTACGGCATGTTCGTCCTGGCGGGCCAGATCCTCAACGCGCGGGGCCTCTTCGGCCCGATGATGTGGGCGCCCATCGCCAACAACCTGATCGCGATCGCGATGCTGGCGACCTACCTGCTCACCTTCGGCCCGGCCGGTCCCGAGGAGCAGGGCGGGCCCTTCACCCCCGGGCAGGAGGCGATGCTGGGACTCGGGTCGACGCTCGGCATCGTCGTGCAGCTGCTGGTGCTGCTCCCGTACCTGCGCCGGGTCGGCTACCGCTTCCGGCCGCGCTTCGACCTGCGCGACTCCGGGCTCGGCCACACCCTGCGGCTCAGCGTCTGGACGCTGCTCTTCGTGATCGTCAACCAGATCGCCTACGCCGTGGTCGTCAAGCTCGCGACGGGCGGTCCGGCCAGCACCCTGGGCGAGGCGCCGGGCGCGACGGGCTACACCGTCTACTCCTACGCCTTCCTGATCGTGATGGTCCCCCACTCGGTCATCACCGTGTCGCTGGCGACCGCGATCCTGCCCCGGCTCTCCGAGCAGGCGGCCGCCGACGACCAGGCCGGGCTGTCGCGGACGCTGGTGATGGCGCTGCGCACCGCCCTCGCGGTGATCGTCCCGTTCGCGCTGCTGCTGCCCCTCGTGGCCCGCGACGCCGCCCACGTCATCTGGGGGTACGGGGCTGGCCGCGACAGCTACCAGAACTTCGCCCCCACGCTCGCGCTCTTCGGGATCGGGCTGGTGTTCTTCACCGTCCACTACCTGATGCTCCGCGGGTTCTACGCCCTCGAGCGCACCCGCACCGTGTTCCTCATCCAGTGCGTCATCGCGGCCACCAACATCGCCGTCGCGGTGCTGCTGGTCCGGGAGTCGACCGCGGCGCAGACCTCGCCCGCCCTGGTGCTGGCGTACGGCTCGTCGTACCTCGTCGGCGCGATCGTCTCCTCGGTGGTGCTCGTGCGCCGGTTGCGTGCCGACGCCGGACCCGGCACCCGCGTGCCCGGGTCCGCGGCGTCGCTGCTCGGCTTCGTGGGCCGGTTGCTGCTCGCAGCCCTGGTCTCCACCGCGGCCGCGTACGTGGTCCACCTGCTGCTCGGCGTGCTCGGCCCGGACCCGCACCTGGTGGTCGCGCTGCTCCGGGCGCTGGCGGTCACCACCGTCGACGTGGTCGTGTTCGTGCTGCTGGCGCGCCTGCTGCGGCTCGAGGAGGTCACCGGGGTGCTCGACACGGTGCTGCGGCGGCTACCGTCGCGACGACAGGCATGA